From Bacillus cereus group sp. RP43, the proteins below share one genomic window:
- a CDS encoding IS6 family transposase: protein MKKENLFKWKHYHHDIILQTVRWYLRYNLSFRDLVEMMEERGLSVAHTTIMRWVHQYGPELDKRIRRHLKQTNDSWRVDEAYIKVKSQWMYLYHAVDSKENTINFYLSKARNHKAAKRFFKKALQSFHISDPRVVTVDKNPAYPIAVEELRKEKKMPLGIQLRKVKYLNNIVEQDHRFIKKRVRSMLGLKSFRTATSIISGIEAMYMVKKGNFFLLDKSVQNQVKFIHQLFGIVA, encoded by the coding sequence ATGAAAAAGGAAAATTTGTTCAAATGGAAGCATTATCATCATGATATTATTTTGCAAACAGTAAGATGGTATCTACGGTACAACTTGAGCTTTCGTGATTTGGTGGAAATGATGGAGGAACGGGGCTTATCCGTTGCTCATACAACGATTATGCGTTGGGTTCATCAGTATGGTCCTGAATTAGACAAAAGAATCCGTCGTCATCTCAAGCAAACCAATGACTCTTGGAGAGTCGATGAAGCATATATCAAAGTAAAAAGTCAATGGATGTACCTGTATCATGCTGTCGATTCGAAAGAAAATACCATCAATTTTTACCTAAGCAAAGCAAGAAACCACAAGGCTGCAAAGCGATTCTTCAAGAAAGCTTTGCAGTCTTTTCATATTTCTGATCCTCGTGTCGTGACAGTCGATAAGAATCCAGCTTATCCTATAGCAGTTGAAGAATTGAGAAAAGAAAAAAAGATGCCATTAGGCATCCAACTAAGGAAAGTGAAATATCTCAATAATATAGTGGAACAAGATCATCGATTTATTAAAAAGCGAGTTCGTTCGATGTTAGGATTGAAATCCTTTCGCACAGCTACATCCATTATTTCTGGAATAGAAGCTATGTATATGGTAAAAAAAGGTAACTTTTTTTTACTGGACAAGTCTGTCCAAAATCAAGTGAAGTTCATCCATCAACTATTTGGAATTGTTGCTTAA
- a CDS encoding amino acid carrier protein, which translates to MEKLLMDLVGSMNDFLWSKLLIIMLVVCGIYFTFKSKFVQFRMLKEMVRVLMEGKDSSKDQISPFQAFCIGMAARVGTGNITGIAIAIALGGPGAVFWMWIISIISSASSFVESTLAQIYKVKDKAGFRGGPSYYMEKGLNKRWMGVLFSILITITFGLIFNSVQSNTVTIAFENAFGTDRLTLGIIMAIAFAAIIFGGVQRIAKMAEYKVMFLAVLYIGVALFVVVTNITKMPEVISLIVQNAFGFNQIAGGSIGAALMHGVKRGLFSNEAGMGSAPNVAATATTSHPVKQGLIQAFGVLTDTLIICTSTAFIILLSDAYKQPGLNGIALTQAALSEHIGSWASGCLAIFVFLFGFGALIGNYYYGETNIRFLHTSKIWLMVYRIGVLAMIVFGSVAKIQLVWDLADLFMGFMVIINLIAITLLSKIAFAALQDYMKQKKAGKDPTFYKGSIKGLENIECWEQYQDTSTSKKKSM; encoded by the coding sequence ATGGAAAAACTTTTAATGGATTTAGTCGGATCAATGAATGATTTTTTATGGTCTAAATTGTTAATTATTATGCTTGTTGTTTGCGGAATTTATTTCACATTTAAATCGAAATTTGTACAGTTTCGAATGCTAAAGGAAATGGTCCGTGTGTTAATGGAAGGGAAGGATAGTTCTAAAGACCAAATTTCACCTTTTCAAGCGTTTTGTATTGGTATGGCAGCTCGCGTTGGAACAGGAAATATCACAGGAATTGCGATCGCGATTGCACTAGGTGGTCCTGGAGCGGTATTCTGGATGTGGATTATTTCTATTATTAGCTCAGCATCCAGCTTTGTTGAAAGCACATTAGCACAAATATATAAAGTAAAAGATAAAGCTGGTTTCCGCGGCGGTCCATCCTATTATATGGAAAAAGGATTGAACAAACGTTGGATGGGAGTATTATTCTCTATTTTAATCACGATTACTTTCGGTCTTATATTCAATTCTGTACAATCAAATACCGTTACAATTGCTTTTGAGAACGCATTTGGGACAGATCGTTTAACTCTTGGAATTATCATGGCAATTGCTTTCGCCGCAATTATCTTTGGCGGTGTACAGCGTATTGCAAAAATGGCTGAGTACAAGGTGATGTTTCTAGCGGTGTTATACATTGGAGTTGCATTATTTGTTGTAGTTACCAATATAACAAAAATGCCGGAGGTTATTTCACTTATTGTCCAAAACGCATTTGGTTTTAATCAAATAGCAGGCGGTTCCATTGGCGCAGCACTCATGCATGGAGTTAAACGTGGTTTATTCTCAAATGAGGCAGGTATGGGAAGTGCGCCAAACGTTGCTGCAACGGCAACAACAAGTCATCCGGTGAAACAAGGACTTATCCAAGCATTTGGTGTATTAACGGATACACTGATTATTTGTACTAGTACCGCATTTATTATTTTACTCTCTGATGCATACAAACAACCGGGGTTAAATGGAATTGCACTTACACAAGCAGCATTAAGTGAACACATCGGTTCTTGGGCATCGGGTTGTCTAGCTATCTTTGTTTTCCTATTTGGATTCGGTGCATTAATTGGTAACTATTATTATGGAGAAACAAATATTCGATTCTTACACACAAGTAAAATATGGTTAATGGTATACCGAATTGGTGTGTTAGCTATGATTGTATTCGGTTCAGTTGCAAAAATCCAGCTTGTATGGGATTTAGCAGATTTATTCATGGGCTTTATGGTTATTATTAATTTAATTGCTATTACCTTACTATCAAAAATAGCTTTTGCTGCGCTACAGGATTATATGAAACAGAAAAAAGCTGGTAAAGATCCTACTTTTTATAAAGGAAGCATTAAAGGACTTGAGAATATTGAATGTTGGGAGCAGTATCAGGATACTTCAACTTCAAAAAAGAAAAGTATGTAA
- a CDS encoding glutaminase, with translation MIKEYSFQVKSEEKTCLDLDQWVTQYRSYAAKGQSARYIPALEKINLFQLGICIIEPNGTMIKSGDSEVLFTLQSISKVLGFIAACLNRGISYVLERVDVEPTGDAFNSIIRLEMHKPGKPFNPMINAGAITVASLLPGTSAQEKLESIYALIGKMINKRPAINEKVFQSEWQTAHRNRALAYYLKENGFLESNVEEALEVYLKQCSIEMNTEDIALIGLILAHDGYHPIRKEQVLPKEVARLTKALMLTCGMYNASGKFAAFIGLPAKSGVSGGIMTLVPSRSGGELMFQGGCGIGIFGPAIDECGNSLAGSMLLERIAQEWDLSIF, from the coding sequence ATGATAAAGGAGTATAGCTTTCAGGTTAAGAGTGAAGAAAAAACTTGCTTAGATCTAGATCAATGGGTAACTCAGTATAGATCTTATGCTGCAAAAGGGCAAAGCGCCAGGTATATCCCCGCTTTGGAAAAGATAAATTTATTTCAATTAGGGATTTGTATAATAGAACCGAATGGAACAATGATAAAATCAGGGGATTCGGAGGTGCTTTTTACTCTACAAAGTATATCAAAAGTACTCGGTTTTATAGCCGCTTGTTTAAACAGGGGTATTTCTTATGTATTAGAGCGAGTTGATGTTGAGCCAACTGGAGATGCCTTTAATTCGATTATTCGTTTAGAAATGCATAAACCAGGAAAACCTTTTAACCCTATGATTAATGCTGGAGCAATTACAGTAGCTTCCCTTCTACCTGGAACGTCGGCACAAGAAAAATTAGAATCTATTTACGCATTAATCGGAAAAATGATTAATAAACGCCCCGCCATTAATGAAAAAGTATTTCAGTCTGAATGGCAAACCGCACATCGAAATAGAGCTTTAGCATACTATTTAAAGGAAAATGGTTTTTTAGAGTCTAATGTGGAGGAAGCACTGGAGGTTTACTTGAAACAATGTTCTATAGAAATGAATACAGAGGATATAGCCCTAATAGGACTCATACTTGCCCATGATGGATATCATCCTATTCGTAAAGAACAAGTTCTCCCAAAGGAGGTTGCTAGATTAACCAAAGCCCTAATGCTTACATGTGGTATGTACAATGCTTCTGGCAAATTTGCTGCTTTCATTGGATTGCCAGCTAAAAGTGGGGTGTCCGGAGGGATTATGACACTCGTTCCATCAAGGTCCGGGGGAGAACTTATGTTTCAAGGTGGGTGTGGTATTGGTATTTTTGGACCAGCTATTGATGAATGCGGTAATAGTTTAGCAGGATCTATGTTATTGGAACGTATTGCACAAGAATGGGATTTAAGTATATTCTAA